The DNA segment AACCGAAGCATTGCTGCTTGAACAAAACCTGATTAAAGAAAATAAACCGCCGTATAACATCATGTTGCGGGATGATAAGTCGTATCTGTATATTTTTATTTCCGCAGACCAGCCCTATCCACGACTTGCTGCGGGGCGCGGCAAACGTAATCATCAGGAAGGCAAATTCTTTGGCCCCTATCCCAGTGCTGCTGCTGCACGGGAAGTCTTGGTGGTCATGCAAAAGATGTTTATGGTGCGCTCCTGTGAGAACGCGTTCTTTGCACAGCGCAAACGGCCCTGTCTGGAATATCAGATTAAACGCTGTCGTGCACCATGTGTCGGTCTGGTCTCTCCTGAAGACTATGCCGTGGATGTCGCCAATACCATCGACTTTATGAAAGGCAATATGAGCGACCTAAATCAAAAGCTCATCAGCCAGATGGAGCATGCGGCTGAAGAGCTCGACTTCGAGCAAGCGGCGCTTTACCGTGATCAGCTCGGTGTCCTGCGCGAGGTCCAAGCCCATCAATCGGTCTATACCGTGAAAGGAGAAGCCGATATCTTGGCAATTGCTCAGCAAGCCGGTGTGGTCTGTGTGCAAGTCATGAATGTACGTGGTGGACGCGTCTTGGGTGGAAAAAGCTTTTTCCCAGACCTCGATATGAACGACAACATCGGGGAGTTACTATCCGAGTTTCTCGCGTCGTTCTACTTCCAGTTCGCCGATGAGCTGCCAAGTGAGCTGATCGTCAACGTGGAACTGCCAGATAAAGCCGCGCTTGAGGAAGCCCTACAACTCGAATTCAAACAAAAAGTCACCATCAAATCCCGTGTACGAGAGAATCGCGCAGAGTGGCTTGAGATCGCAAACATGAATGCTGATGGTGCCCTAAAAGCCAAACTCGCCAATCATATTCAGCTCAAAGAACGCTTCCGCGTATTGCAGGATGCACTCGGACAACCGATTGATCGTATTGAATGTTTCGACATCAGCCATACCATGGGAGAATCCCCGATCGCCTCTTGCGTGGTATTTGATCAGGGCGGTGCCCGTAAGCGTGACTATCGCCAATATGCGATCACTGATATTACTGGCGGGGATGATTATGCGGCAATGGCGCAAGTGCTTGAACGCCGCTATAAGAAGCAACCCATCCCCGACCTGATGTTGATTGATGGCGGTAAAGGTCAACTCAATGTTGCTAAAGCGGTGATGGAGAAGTTGGATCTACACCCTCTCATGATCGGGGTGTCTAAAGGGGAAGGACGCAAACCCGGACTTGAGACCCTACACCGTGTTGACGGCACTTTCTTTCAGTTAGAACCCGATGATAAAGCACTCCATCTCATCCAACAGATTCGTGATGAGGCGCATCGCTTTGCCATCACCAAGCATCGTGCCAAACGCGATAAGAAACG comes from the Aquirhabdus parva genome and includes:
- the uvrC gene encoding excinuclease ABC subunit UvrC encodes the protein MNELYADHIRAILATLPNLPGVYKMLGVEGELLYVGKAKNLKNRVTTYFAKTVEHPKTRALVARIRNIETLITRSETEALLLEQNLIKENKPPYNIMLRDDKSYLYIFISADQPYPRLAAGRGKRNHQEGKFFGPYPSAAAAREVLVVMQKMFMVRSCENAFFAQRKRPCLEYQIKRCRAPCVGLVSPEDYAVDVANTIDFMKGNMSDLNQKLISQMEHAAEELDFEQAALYRDQLGVLREVQAHQSVYTVKGEADILAIAQQAGVVCVQVMNVRGGRVLGGKSFFPDLDMNDNIGELLSEFLASFYFQFADELPSELIVNVELPDKAALEEALQLEFKQKVTIKSRVRENRAEWLEIANMNADGALKAKLANHIQLKERFRVLQDALGQPIDRIECFDISHTMGESPIASCVVFDQGGARKRDYRQYAITDITGGDDYAAMAQVLERRYKKQPIPDLMLIDGGKGQLNVAKAVMEKLDLHPLMIGVSKGEGRKPGLETLHRVDGTFFQLEPDDKALHLIQQIRDEAHRFAITKHRAKRDKKRGGSVLEVIPGLGPKRRRDLLTHFGGIQGVLRASENELAGVAGFGASLARVVYKVLHE